A DNA window from Paralichthys olivaceus isolate ysfri-2021 chromosome 3, ASM2471397v2, whole genome shotgun sequence contains the following coding sequences:
- the zbtb7a gene encoding zinc finger and BTB domain-containing protein 7A, whose translation MSSGAGGRGGRQLRGTASGGGGGGRGGAGEAEEGPVGIPFPEHSADILGSLNKQRLSGLLCDVLLVTQDQEFPAHRSVLASCSSYFHKLFTSGAAADQQNIYNIEFVPAEALGALLDFAYTATLTVSHSSVADILAAARLLEISPVQDVCTHLLDTKVLSPPAGNEQRDEDENREGKGRGGKEQGNRVRAREYLEYFQRGAHWSSSCSTPELRDLPTHLHFNHGNGPSNGAPGGPGEYLSPLALAFAQAPTQEPEEEDEDEEEDEDGEPVQGNGASLGSSYYPPSQNGHFYLPPDSRLGQETEVEESGREARERERERGSASALLQQMMDSIERQKERATTGDDLGDGDDPDMEFYLNYFNSTQHEDTASAAVTEGVPPLWLSRGSTGQDRGGERVVGERGSGGGGGGGERKMRSKAFQKCPICSKVIQGAGKLPRHIRTHTGEKPYECAICKVRFTRQDKLKVHMRKHTGEKPYLCTQCGAAFAHNYDLKNHMRVHTGLRPYQCSSCFKTFVRSDHLHRHLKKDGCNGIPSRRGRKPRMREPGHLESPLGLLSTSSDTGPAPLTIRGRRRSEAASAAEMGGVAGAHAHSPQLQELAGEAGP comes from the exons ATGTCGTCAGGAGCCGGTGGGAGGGGCGGAAGGCAGCTCAGGGGGACAGCAAGCGGCGGGGGCGGAGGAGGGCGAGGAGGGGCAGGAGAGGCGGAGGAAGGCCCCGTGGGGATCCCTTTCCCCGAGCACAGCGCCGACATCCTGGGCAGCCTGAACAAGCAGCGGCTCAGCGGCCTGCTGTGCGACGTGCTCCTGGTCACTCAGGATCAGGAGTTTCCTGCTCACCGCTCCGTCCTGGCCTCTTGCAGCTCATACTTCCACAAGCTCTTCACTTCAGGTGCCGCTGCCGATCAACAGAACATCTACAACATCGAATTTGTGCCAGCGGAGGCCCTGGGAGCATTGCTGGACTTTGCCTACACAGCCACATTGACAGTCAGCCACAGCAGTGTGGCGGACATCCTTGCCGCTGCTCGCCTCCTGGAAATTTCACCTGTCCAGGACGTCTGTACTCACCTGCTGGACACCAAAGTGCTCTCCCCGCCG GCGGGCAATGAGCAACgagatgaagatgaaaataGGGAGGGAAAGGGCAGAGGGGGCAAGGAGCAGGGGAACCGGGTGCGGGCCCGGGAGTACCTGGAGTACTTCCAGAGAGGGGCGcactggagcagcagctgcagcacgcCAGAGCTCAGGGACCTGCCTACACACCTGCACTTTAACCATGGCAATGGCCCCAGCAACGGGGCTCCTGGTGGCCCCGGTGAGTACCTCTCCCCCCTGGCCCTCGCATTTGCCCAGGCCCCAACACAGgagccagaagaagaagacgaggatgaagaggaagatgaggacgGGGAGCCAGTGCAGGGGAATGGAGCGAGCCTGGGGTCGTCTTACTACCCCCCATCCCAGAATGGGCACTTCTACCTCCCACCTGACTCGAGGCTGGGGCAGGAGACCGAAGTGGAGGAAAGTGGTAGGGAagcgagggagagggagagggagaggggctCAGCCAGTGCCCTCCTGCAGCAGATGATGGACTCCATCGAGAGGCAAAAGGAGCGCGCAACGACCGGGGATGACCTAGGAGATGGGGACGACCCAGACATGGAATTTTACTTGAATTATTTTAACAGCACACAGCATGAGGAtacagcttctgctgctgtgacagaggGTGTGCCGCCGCTCTGGTTATCACGGGGCAGTACTGGccaagacagaggaggagagcgggttgttggagagagaggcagcgggggtggaggaggtggaggagagaggaagatgcGCTCTAAGGCCTTCCAGAAGTGCCCCATATGCTCCAAGGTCATTCAAGGAGCAGGCAAGCTACCCCGCCATATCCGAACGCACACGGGAGAGAAACCCTATGAATGCGCCATCTGCAAAGTGCGCTTTACCAG gcAGGACAAGCTCAAGGTTCATATGAGGAAGCATACAGGAGAGAAGCCTTACCTGTGTACGCAATGTGGAGCCGCCTTTGCTCACAACTACGACCTGAAGAACCACATGCGTGTACACACAGGCCTGCGTCCCTATCAGTGCTCAAGCTGCTTTAAGACTTTTGTGCGCTCCGATCACCTGCACCGCCACCTCAAGAAGGACGGCTGCAACGGCATCCCCTCTCGTCGAGGTCGAAAGCCTCGGATGCGGGAGCCAGGGCATCTTGAGTCCCCGTTGGGTCTGCTGAGCACCAGCTCAGACACAGGGCCTGCACCTCTTACCATCAGGGGACGGCGGCGTTCAGAGGCAGCCTCAGCGGCGGAGATGGGGGGGGTAGCTGGAGCTCATGCACACAGTCCTCAGCTGCAGGAGTTGGCTGGGGAGGCTGGGCCCTGA